In the genome of Leptospira broomii serovar Hurstbridge str. 5399, the window TTCCCATCTCCGCGATCGGACGTAGAAATCTCAGCCTGTTACTCGAAAAAATCGCATTTTTACTTCCCGACGCGAAACGATACGTGGCCAAAATCGAAGCCGAAGAAGGCGCAAAGGATATTTCCTACGATTTTCGTTTGGCAATCGTTGGAAAGCCGAATGCTGGAAAATCAAGTTTATTGAATGCACTATGCGGATATGAGCGTGCAGTGGTAAGCGAAGTTGCGGGAACGACACGCGATTCAGTCGATACGTCGCTCGTATTCGAAGGGAAGCAGATATTAATTACCGATACGGCCGGCATTAGACGAAAAGCCGACAAAGCCGAAGCCTTGGAATTTTATTCTTATCAAAGGACAAAACGATCGATAGAGGCATCGGACGTCGTAATTCACTTGATGGATGCGTTAAAAGGATTCGGGGAATTCGATAAAAAAATCGTCTCATTATTGCAGGAAGCCGGTAAACCTTTTTTGTTAGCGGTAAATAAATGGGACGCGGTCGAAGACAAGGATACGAAATCCTTTGATATCTATAAGGATAAATTGTATTCCCGTTTTCCGCTCTTAAAAGAGATCCAAATTATCACCTTGAGTGCGAAAGAGAAGCAACGAATTCACAAACTCATGGAAATGACCGTGGATTTAGCGGCACGGTCTAGACGAAAAATCACTACGTCAGAATTGAACCAATCGTTGAGAGCTTGGATGTCGGAAGCTGGACGTTCCTTTTCCGCGAATCGACCTCCTAAGATGCTTTATTGCACGCAGGTTTCCGTCTCGCCCTTTCATCTAATTTTGTTCGTAAACCATATAGATTATTTCAAACCGAACCTACTGAGCTTTCTAAAAAAAAGACTGACCGAGAAATACTCCCTTCAGGGAATTCCGATCCGACTTGAGTTGAGGTCCGATCGAAAATGAACCTTGCTTCTATTTTCCTTGCTTTCGGATCGTTTTTTTTAGGTTCGATTCCGTTCGGATTTCTTATAGCGAAGTATATCGGAGGGGTGGACATTCGCGAGAAAGGTAGCGGAAACATAGGGGCAACAAACGTTACTCGCCTATTAGGCTGGAAAGTCGGATTACCCGTATTGTTATTAGATATCTCTAAAGGCATTTTACCGATAGTATTTGCGAAATACGCGCTACATATAAATTCCGAGTTAACCCTTTTATTATGCGGAATTGCAGCCGTAGCCGGCCACGTTTTTTCCCCGTTTCTAAAAATGAAGGGAGGGAAGGGCGTTGCGACGAGTTTCGGAGTCTTCTTAGTCTTGGCTCCGGGATCGGTTTTTTTCAGCCTGGTAGTATTCTTATTTCTGAAGAAAGTTTTCGGTTTCGTCTCCTTAGGTTCGATAGGTGGAGCGATTTCCTTACCGATCAGCTACGTCTTACTATCTCGTATAGAAGGTTTGGATTTCCATACTCCCACTTTTTGGGCGATTTGCAGTATCAGTACCGCGATTTTGATATTGCATCGTACAAACTTACTTCGTTTAATAAGGGGAAGCGAGTTCTCTTCCGACAAAGAAAAATACAGAAAACAGACCGAAGACTGACCTAAGTTTGAAACGATTTCATCTTTAATTTTAAGGTTGAAATCGCCGGAGTCGAATGTTAGGATTGGGCCGGTCGCTCGTGCATGATTCACAGGGAAATCGACGAAAATAGAACTAGAGAAGAAAAGATATCTAGCATAAACCAGTTCCTGGTTGGACATCCGAGTCTCGAAATTCAGGATTTTTATAAATGGCTGTATTTCGGCGAATTCGGCGAGATCGCAATACAGGAATTCTTCACCGAGAAAAAAAACGCCCCTACTCTTCATTCCATGCTGGAAGGCCTAAAAGCGGATTCAAAACTAAAAATGATACCCGAGAGAGTTTGGGAGCCCCTCGGTTTTAGTCAGAGGTATTTGATGGTATATCTGACTCCGTATTCCCAATTAGAATATCCTTTAATGCGAATCGTTAATTTAATGCAACGCTCTTCCGCTTTTCAAGGATATCGAATGCGATTTAAGTTGGACTGGATTATGCTCAAGGACGAAATCGTATCAAGGAGTATCGGTTTTTCAAAGCAGGATTTTATTAACTTCGAAGATAAAATCCAATTCCATCAACTCCCGGAGCTGGATTTTACCGATTCGTTTAAGGTTTATTATCCCGCATCCTATAGAATCGTGGCGACCAAATTATTTTTCGAATATTTTCCGGAGTTTGCACAGGAGCCTCGAGGGTTTCATTTATTGGAGGATGTTCCGATGGTGCAACATGCCGAATCGAACGAGGACGAAGAAATTATTTATCCTCGGTGGGAAGGAGAAGCTCTATGAATCAAGGCTTTCGGAATAGGATTTCAGAATCGATCGAATCTTTTTTTCAATTCATTCACAAATATTTCTTTTATTGTATCATCTTTTCTTATCTTGTCGGAGGAGCTTTCCCGCAATTAGGATTGCTTATTCGAGATACCGATTTCGGACAATTTCACCTATTTGGAGGAGGAAACAT includes:
- the der gene encoding ribosome biogenesis GTPase Der; translation: MASKKRNVPMVSIVGRQNVGKSTLFNSLLKKKLAITEDYPGVTRDVLQARVLNPERGLDFHLCDTPGLDIEKPDGLDEAILENAFRQLAQSDLILFLLDLREMTPYDSRLIERFRKDPELNQIPVLYCVNKVDNPEDEEDLDQFYRLGLSEILPISAIGRRNLSLLLEKIAFLLPDAKRYVAKIEAEEGAKDISYDFRLAIVGKPNAGKSSLLNALCGYERAVVSEVAGTTRDSVDTSLVFEGKQILITDTAGIRRKADKAEALEFYSYQRTKRSIEASDVVIHLMDALKGFGEFDKKIVSLLQEAGKPFLLAVNKWDAVEDKDTKSFDIYKDKLYSRFPLLKEIQIITLSAKEKQRIHKLMEMTVDLAARSRRKITTSELNQSLRAWMSEAGRSFSANRPPKMLYCTQVSVSPFHLILFVNHIDYFKPNLLSFLKKRLTEKYSLQGIPIRLELRSDRK
- the plsY gene encoding glycerol-3-phosphate 1-O-acyltransferase PlsY, whose product is MNLASIFLAFGSFFLGSIPFGFLIAKYIGGVDIREKGSGNIGATNVTRLLGWKVGLPVLLLDISKGILPIVFAKYALHINSELTLLLCGIAAVAGHVFSPFLKMKGGKGVATSFGVFLVLAPGSVFFSLVVFLFLKKVFGFVSLGSIGGAISLPISYVLLSRIEGLDFHTPTFWAICSISTAILILHRTNLLRLIRGSEFSSDKEKYRKQTED